TGCCTCTTGTCAAGTGCCTTCTTTCTTTAATGGTAGGAGGTAACCGCCAAGTTAGACTAAAGAAAGattgagaggagaaagagagagagtgtgtgcggATGGCTTTACCAAGAAAAAACTATTTCAACTTTTGCTTTAGGCTTACACAATTCATATTTATTGATTATATCATAATTTATGTTTTGATATCGTCTTTAGCCACTAGTCTCATGAAGAGAAGCCAATGTTTCAAAACCTCAATGTTGTAGCTTTAACTGGCTTTCTATGCACCTGCTAAGTGATATTTAATGACTCCGTATATGTCCATCCAATTAAGGAAGATAACATTGTTATGTTTGACAAGGATGTTAATTTTCCAGATGGTTACAAAATTAACATTAATTTAGGTGGGAAAAGTAATGGGAGGACAGATGTAGAGAGAGTAGGGAGCACATGCCTTATCGGTCCAGAAAAAAAATAGTACAACTCTTTTATCCTTTACAAGAAACTCCTTGGTTGTCGtcattgttttatttttatacatTTGGAGAGCATGCTACTGAGTgagatttgttaaagaaaaaaagTATGTATTTATTTGTATCAGCAGCAATCACAACTCACCATGAAATATATATGAAGAGATAGAAACAGCGTTCTTGTCATGTTCAAAATAATTACAATTGTGTTCTCTTTATTTATGAATCAAAACTATCTTGACTAACCTTTTCGGTTGCAGTTTTAGGGCTGTACCAGGCTACCAGCATGAAGCATGTTACACTAATACCTCACACTAAAAGTTAAGGATAAACAAATTGAGAGTTATTTGATGTTACACTAAGACCTCGATCCATGAAAATCAAGTGTAGATCCACAAGGATCAAACCTTTATCTTCATGGATTTAGGTTAGATCAGCAAGGATCAGGGCTTGATCATTGTAGATCAAGCTCCAAATTGGGTATTAATGTAAAAGATCTAGGCTAAAATTAGCCTAAATCAGGTATAAACAGAAGAGATTTAGGCTAAGATTGAAAGTTATGACATCAATTGTAATCTAATTGCATGAAATTTGAGGAGTTAAGCTTATAAATTAGGTCTGAATTTATCTAATTTTGGTGAGAAATTAGACCGAATGTGCAACTTCAACCTTCTCGAGAAATTAGTCCTCCCCTTGAAGTATAGACTAACTTTTGAGAGAGTTTTGAGAGAAATTTGAATGACATTGGAGTGGGTGAGAGAGGATTCTGAGAAAGAAGATTGTTTAGCCACTTTGATGGAGCCAAAGTGACCTCAATGAATCTCTTGGCTTGGGTAACCATTATGTGGACTTATCATCTAGTACAGGCCAGGTAACGGGAGAAATCGGGCGGTAAGCCTGATTCACGGGACTTACTGGGTGGTAAACCTCATACCACCCTTGAACCACCTGGTTTGGGGTGGTCCATGTCCCAACAGTCACTCGGTTCGAGCTGTTGACGTACTGCTCTcgtttccttttcttttatttgtcaAGTTTATCAGCTTTATTGACTTTCTTTATTCTTTTACATGAGAAAAGAATGTACATTCACACAATTATCTGTATAAATATGACTAGTAGAATTTTTTTTGGTAAATATCTAACCAAGGGCTTTTTGCTATtgttgggacattatggcttgttgttgttctatatatattataattgaaaGGGCTActcttttgtttattattttccCATCTGTCAGTTGCACTTAGCCTCTTTCTATCATTCTGCTTATCTCGTATAAAGTTTTTCTCATCCTTATGGTTGTTGTCACAGTTAATGGAGTACTCTTACTTGTTAGATATGGCAGATGATTGTGAAGATCCTTATATGCGGTTGGTCTATACTTGTAAGTGTATATTTCTACTTTTGGTTAGTATATGCAGTGAGCGTTCAGTAAAAATGATTTCTGAAACTGACTATATGATGCAGCTTCTTGGGCGATATCTGTTTACTATGCTTATCAGCGAACATGGAAGCCTTTTAATCCCATCCTTGGTGAAACATATGAAATGGCCAATCACGGCGGCATTACATTTATTGCGGAGCAGGTCTATTAACTTTTCCTTGCCACCAGTTCTGTGGTGGTACCTGTGTAGTTGTGTTTGATTTGTTAAAAAAGTCAATAGGACATTGAGACACATGCTAAATCACCTATTTGTCCTTCTGATCATGCTTTTTTGCTACAATATACTTGATGTTTTTCTCTTTTCTGAGGAATTCTGTGAATGACATACTTGATCAAGATTTGTGTACTGTTTCAGGTAAGCCATCATCCTCCTATGAGTGCAGCTCATGCTGAGAATGAGCATTTTATTTATGACATTACTTCTAAATTAAAGACCAAGTTTTTAGGAAATTCTGTAGAAGTGTATCCTGTTGGAAGGTGAGATATGTACATTGATATTTAATACTATTCTACCAGTATTTGTGTTTGAAAATCGGTCAGTGTCGTTTGTTCCAGATTTTTTTAACATGTAGGAGATGTTGACCTGTACATACAAAACTATTGTCCAGTGCAGAGAGCTCTAGTAATGATGTTTGCATATAACATTTGCTAATATGTATTAATCATTGAAATGCAGGACGAGAGTGACCCTAAAGAAATCTGGTGTAGTCGTAGATTTGGTTCCTCCTCCCACAAAGGTTAATAACCTTATATTTGGGCGAACATGGGTTGACTCACCTGGGGAGATGATCATGACAAATTTGACAACTGGAGACAAAGTAGTGTTGTATTTTCAACCGTGCGGCTGGTTCGGGTATGGCTTCTTGCTTCGATTGCATCATAAATAGACTGATATTGGATGAAGTTAAAATTTGATGAATAGTTGATAGAGAATTTGTTGTCAACTGGGATATCCTTCTGGAATGTTTATGGAGCTATGTGTGGCAGTCTTTAATCTATCCTTTGACTCAATCTATCGTCATATTGAATCTAATTTACCTTTCTAATTCTCTGTTTGGTCAATAGATGGTAATGGAAAGCAAGTTTTGCTAACATCAATTCATGCACTTGTTTCATGTGATACATACTTTGTACATGTTTAGATctcttttcttaaaaatatatttgttatATTAAGCCCccttgctttttctttttttgtccatATGTTTTACATTTCACATCATATCTTATTGATGGTGGTCAATTGTGTCAGTGCTGGTCGATACGAAGTAGATGGATATGTATATGATGCagcagaagagcctaaaatattgATCACTGGAAAATGGAATGAATCAATGAGTTGTCAACCATGTGATAAGGAAGGAGAGCCTCTTTCTGGCACTGAATTGAAAGAGGTATGCTGTGTTTCTCATTCCTGTTTGTTGAAATTCTTTACTCTAGTTACTGGTTTACCTCACAGATCATCTTTAACTTGTCCTTGCATGCTGTGCTCAGTCCATGGCATTCTGTTGAGTGTTGATTACCTTTTGTAGCTTCACATGGACGTGTTATGTCAAACAATATTCCCTAGAAGCatttacaattttgtaattcGAAATGGTTCTAAAAgattaatcataattttttttctgtGGTTCGTATAGAGAGGTTAGAAAATATTgtttctgttttgtagaatccaaATGATCAAAGGAAACAAACATTTGGGCATGCACTTGCATTTCAAATCTTTCAAATAAGGTActgaaagaaagatataagagtttaGTTTCCAAAGAATTAAGCTTTGCCCAAATCAGAATTCTATATAAAATGTTATAGTTAAAACAAGACAGATTGGTCAGAATTCTCAAAAATTCTAAATTAGTAAATCTGTAGCTCAAATGAGGTTGGTACTATTAGCAAGAGCAAAACTTTACAAAGTACTCATAATCAAGAAGAAATCAAGGATATAAATTTGtgtaggatgggttagaacacttgctaaTGATATCATTCTCATTTGAACTATAAATTTGTTAATCCAAAATTTTTGAGAATTCTGACCTCTCTGCCTTGTTTTAACTATAACATTTTGTATAGAATTCTGATTTGGGCAAACCTTAATTCTCTGGAAATTagatttttatatctttttttaagTACCTTGAAAGATTTGAAATGCAAATGCCTGCCCAAATGTTTGTTATCTAGAGTTCAAGGTGCCCCTATTTTGAGATGGATCACCACAAATGACTTTTAACATCTGATAGTTACTGAAAAGCTATCCAGTTTTTGCATTTCTTGGAATATTAATGTATTTTATAGTTGACTAAACAAAGAGAAGGTGCACAACATATTCTGCATCAGGAGATAGTACCAGGTGGCAGGTACATCAAGATGTATGTTTCACAGGCTACTGAAGATGGACACTAACAAAGGGACACAAAATGTCAATTAAGTAGTCGGTGTTAGAAAAATATGGTGAAATATTTCTTCAAGGAAGACGTAGATTGGATAGAAGCCTCCATGACCACTGTATAGAATTAGAAAGTACTCATCAAGGACAAACAGTGCTGGATCTGGGTTGGAGGAGCCTAATTTATTTTTACGTACTATCTCATGCTGCTAGGTCTGAATTAGGAAACTACTATTGTTGAGTTTCATTTATGAAATTTCTATGTTCCTTTTTccattaaaattttcttgtatagTATTTGTGGATTTCTTGCAAACCATCCATAATTAGATAGTATTTTAATATCATGTAACATATATCTGTGTTTAAAAACTATTAGAAGTTTGATCTGTATATCGATCATAGTAAATGACTTTTCTTTGTTCCGTTTCACCAACTATTCAGGTTGAAATAATAACCGGAAATGAGAGGTCATGGTCTCATCATTTATAACTTTTTCttgaaataacaaatgaaatacttTAATTGCTTCAGTTGCTTTAGCTATTCACTATGGTACATCTTGCCTAGTTGTAGTGACTTCTGCCTTTTGCCCAAGTAGCTCTGTTATTTGTATCACCCTTGATATGCTTTAATTCAGGTCTGGAGAGTTGCTGCTACTCCTGTGAATGACAAGTACCAATACACATATTTTGCCCATAAGATTAACAGCTTTGAGACAGCTCCTAAGAATCTATTGGCATCAGATTCTCGATTGCGCCCTGACAGATATGCACTTGAGAAAGGTGACATGTCCAAGTCTGGTGCAGAAAAGGGCAGGTACTGCATACTCTTTGTTACATATTCTCCTTGATTATTATTAAGACCTAAAAGATTACATGTTGAAGTGAATTGCATGTGGCATGTACTTAGTAATCAAGAAAGAATTGGCCATAACAAAGTCTGAAGTTTGTTGTTTAATACAATCAGAACTGTCACTTCAAGCATGATTTACATTTAGCATAATGCATGTTTGGTTTCACAGTCTGGAGGAGAAGcagagagaagaaaaaagaatcaGAGAAGCCAATGGGCACAAATTCACTCCACGATGGTTCAACTTGAGTAGTGAAATTACTCCAACACCTTGGGGGGACTTGGAAATATATGAATACAACGGTAAATATGCTGAACATAGGGCCAAAGTTGATGACTCTGATTCCATTGAAGAGGTTGACAGCAAAACTATTGAATTCAACCCATGGCAGTACAGCGATTTGTCTGCTGAATGAAGTATCAAAATTGGGTTCTAGCTCAGTTTTCCATCCATGTGCCAACTTAAAGAGACAAAAGGGTAATCCATGTTGTTGATGTAAAATGCTAAAAATTTCAATGTATTATTAGCTGCTTTTTTACATCAGGATGTGTAATTTTCATAGAATAAATAGTATGCTGATCTGTTGACTATTCTCTGTTGAAGACGTCCCATTTTTCCTGCCTCAAAACCTTTTGGTTTCTTATTTGCTCATCAATTGTGTAGAAACTCTAACAACTACCAGAGAAAAAGGAAATTATCCTTGTAGAAGGTAAATTATTGCTGAATTTTGCTCCACATGATTCTCCGAGCAAGTTTGATGCATGAGGTGGTGTGTGTTCATGAACCAGTACGTATATCAAATATTGTTTTTGACTTGAACTGGCACCCAGCATAGAACAAAAGTCTCGTTTCATTCCTCATGATGCCCCTTTTGGCTTTTCAATTAGGTGGGTACTGGTTCCTGTTTGATTCATGTACAATTAAATGGTCCAAATTTCCAATTTATTTGAGATTGGAACTGCTTATCCAGACTCCACTCGGGACTGTGCATTTGGTTTATCATCAGAATttgaatagaaaattcatttaaatGGGAATCATAATGATTgaatttttttcttcatatatttagttttttttaattctgaaaTCGAAACTGTACTCAGATCATGCAATAATTACAATTATCATGGAAGTCTTTCTTTCGTTGGTCAGGTTGATTGTTCGGTTGGTCTACATCAGTGGGTACTCCAGCTTCAATCCAATGAGAtcatatctagtagtcctatcgaTTTAGATTGGCAGAACCGACTTGACTCTTTTTGCTGACATAGAGATAAAGCTCGACACCGTGGCGCCAAGCTGACTCGAGGTGAACCAACGTAGCCCGAGTCTAAGTCGTTGTGCTTCTttcaggtatatatatatatatatatatatatattgtgtataTATAACAAATATGCTCACCGAAATCTCTTCGAGTTAGGATACAgttcaagtaaaaaaaataatctatataAATCATTTAAGcccaaaatagaaaagaaaaggaaattacTTATCAGGAAAGATTCCAGTTGAGATTAGGCATGACTTTAGTGACATATTTTCTCCATATCAGGTATGACTTTAAATTTATTCTGAATTCTTGCAAGAGTAAAATtccatttctttttatttatgtaaCAAAATATGAGTACAAGTTGCGATTCCATTGTTCAAATCCTGCAATATTTCAAACGCTGCTGATTCCGCCAAATCCTACCGGCGGGCAAACCTACCTGTTTGTATGACATCCGCTCTGTCATCTGCTGTGGTTTGAGGCGGTGTGGATTCGCCCGTTTCATTTACCAGACATTTGATTTGACAGATAATGCCCCATATGTGGGGTCCGCGGCCTCTCCATGGCAGGCAGGAGATCGACTAAATCTGGACAGAAATCACGCGCGCGGCCTCGTATTTAGGGATTGGGTTTTCACTTTACGGAGATCGGTCGCCTCCCCTCGTTCGACGGCTTACATTTGCCCCCTTCTCTCACCCAGATTTCAGAGATTTTTGCTCCTCCCTGAGGTTCCCCGTCGATTCCGTCAGTTTTACTGTCGAGTCGGAGGTAtgccatcttttttcttttttttttacttcctttTATGCCCAAAGCTAGCATAAGGTTCTCAGGGGCCCCTGGTTTTAGTTCTGATCTCTTCTTGTTTTCGGGATTACGATGTTCTaaggtcctttttttttttgttatttttgctTGGAAATGACTGCTCGAGAAGCCGATGGGGGTGTAATTGTCTGTAACAAGGTTCCATTCCCCGTCTTTATGCTTATCCGGGAAATGCAGGATCTCTTGTTGGCCAAAATTTGTTTTTTGTGAGGCTTGCTGATCTCTTTGGCAACTCAACGTTGGAGAGTAGGCTTACCCATACGATCGAGAGGAAAAAAAGAGTGATTTTATACGGGTTAGTGCCTGCCGCGTTGCAcggaaattattttctttttcagtGTTCGTTTTGGATGTTCATTAAGGTATGCTTAGGGACGCCTTTAGGGACCATGACTTTCATTGATCTTTAACAACAATGGTTGTTTCGGTGGCATTGGTTGGGGTCTAGCATCTTCTGTCAGCAGAAGGTCGTTGACTTAGTCGAGATCTGAAAATTTGATAGACA
The window above is part of the Musa acuminata AAA Group cultivar baxijiao chromosome BXJ1-1, Cavendish_Baxijiao_AAA, whole genome shotgun sequence genome. Proteins encoded here:
- the LOC135648227 gene encoding oxysterol-binding protein-related protein 3A-like, with the protein product MDSGDQKPASSAAGGGFFSAIASSVRNWGSAMQKSVNGLLGYEGLEVINPEGGTDDAEAEAQRGRWKQEDRDGYWKMMHKYIGSDVTSMVTLPVIIFEPMTMLQKMAELMEYSYLLDMADDCEDPYMRLVYTSSWAISVYYAYQRTWKPFNPILGETYEMANHGGITFIAEQVSHHPPMSAAHAENEHFIYDITSKLKTKFLGNSVEVYPVGRTRVTLKKSGVVVDLVPPPTKVNNLIFGRTWVDSPGEMIMTNLTTGDKVVLYFQPCGWFGAGRYEVDGYVYDAAEEPKILITGKWNESMSCQPCDKEGEPLSGTELKEVWRVAATPVNDKYQYTYFAHKINSFETAPKNLLASDSRLRPDRYALEKGDMSKSGAEKGSLEEKQREEKRIREANGHKFTPRWFNLSSEITPTPWGDLEIYEYNGKYAEHRAKVDDSDSIEEVDSKTIEFNPWQYSDLSAE